The Sphingomonas carotinifaciens genomic sequence GGCAGGCCTCGTCGCCTGGTGGCCCGCTGTCGAGCCACCACCGGGGCTGGAAGCGCGGGTCATGGCATCGACCACGCCCCATGGGCCATCGGCCAGCCGCGCCCCTGATTCGATACGCGGCGTCGCCCCCTGGTGGCGCGTCGCGACCCTCGCCCTTGCCGGTGTCGCAGCGGTTCTCGCCCTGATGCTCGTGCTGCCCCGACATGCGCCTCCCCCACCTCCGGCGCGCACGGCCACGGCGCCGCTGATCGCCGCCATCGTGCCGGCCGCCGACCCCGCGGCTCCCGCCGCCCCTCTGCCGGCGCTTTACGAGCCCGATACCGGCATGCTCCGCCTGTCCGGCGCCGACATAGCGCCAGCGAACCGCAGTGCGCAGCTATGGGCGATCGGAGCGGACGGCATCCCTCACGCTCTCGCCGTTCTAGCCCGCACCCCCGAAGCCAGGATCACGATCGCCAGCGCCGACCGCGCCCGGCTGGTGCCCGGCGCCGTTCTGGCCATCTCGCTCGAACCGCCGGGCGGCGCGCCGGGGCCCGTCCCCACCGGCCCGGTCGTCGCAACGGGTCCGCTGACACGCCTTTGAAATACAGGAAGCCGGTAAACGCAGCCTCTGACGCGCCGCCCGGTGACATCCCCGGGCAGGGTTGTTCACGCGAAGACGCGAAGGCGCAAAGATGGGCCGGTCGGCTGACCCTTTCCTGGCCATTCGACCGGGAGACAAGCCTCGCCCGATATCGAAGGAGCCTTCGGCTCGCACACCATCTCCGCGCGAGAACCTCACTTTTGATCTTCGCGTCTTCGCGTCTTCGCGTGAAATACGCCTCTACCGCCCAAGCCCAGGCAAGCAGCCACCAGCATTGCGTTCCGCCCCCCGTTCGGCTATGCGCGCGCCTTCCCAAGCG encodes the following:
- a CDS encoding anti-sigma factor domain-containing protein codes for the protein MATTDPVDPDMTAADLALDLLDGDERAAATRRALTDRDFAAQVAWWRQTLAGLVAWWPAVEPPPGLEARVMASTTPHGPSASRAPDSIRGVAPWWRVATLALAGVAAVLALMLVLPRHAPPPPPARTATAPLIAAIVPAADPAAPAAPLPALYEPDTGMLRLSGADIAPANRSAQLWAIGADGIPHALAVLARTPEARITIASADRARLVPGAVLAISLEPPGGAPGPVPTGPVVATGPLTRL